The Campylobacter hyointestinalis subsp. hyointestinalis nucleotide sequence AATGAGAGAAGAGCTAAAAGTTTATGAGATAAACAAAGACGAGCTTGCAAAGCTAAAATACGCCGTGATAAAAACAGATAAGGGCGATATGATTGCGGAGCTTTTTGCAGACGAAGCGCCTCAAGCCGTAACAAATTTTGCTACTTTGGCAACAAGCGGATTTTATGATGGACTAAATTTCCATAGAGTTATACCAAATTTCGTTATCCAAGGCGGTTGCCCATTAGGTACTGGTACTGGAGGACCAGGCTGGAGGATAAAATGTGAATGCGTAAATCAAAAACATAGACATCTAAGAGGAAGTCTATCTATGGCGCATGCCGGACGTGACACCGGTGGAAGCCAGTTTTTCGTATGTCATAGCGCTCAGCCTCATTTAGATGGCGTTCATACTGTTTTTGGTATTCTTATAGATGAAGATAGCAAAAAAATCTTAGACTCTATAAGACAAAATGACAAGATACAAACAATTGAAATAAAAGAAAAACTGTAATAAATATATTATCTTATTTGTTACTTTTACAAAATGCCGATAACAGTTTATATTGATATCGGCAAACATGTTTATTAAACAAAATTCCAGGCAATGTTACCATTTTTAACACTAAATTTAGTATATAAAGTTATTTTATGGTGTTTAATAAAAAATAATATTAATTTATGCTATGCTTTTTGGCTGAAAAATCAAAAGGAGATATTTTGAATACTGCTGCTGTTAAAAATAAACAGCCCCTCTTCGTAAGAACAGTTACAAATCTTGCTTTTTGGGTTGTGCTTGGTATAGCTTTGGGTATCATTGTTGGTTTTGCATGGCCAGATCTTGGCGTAGCTAGTAAGCCAGGAATCGACTGGTTCATCAAAATTCTAAAATGGATGATCGGTCCTATCATATTTTTGACTATAGTATCTGGAATCATAGGGCTTGAAAGCCTGAAAGAAGTCGGTAGTATAGGCTTTAAAGGTTTTATATATTTTGAAGTAGTAAGCACAGTAGCTCTTGCTGTTGGTATCGGCGCGGCTATATTTTTTGCACCAGGATCTGGAATGAACCTTGATGTTAATGCTCTTGATCCAGCAAGCGTCGCGAAATACATCAAAGATCCAAAAGAGGTAGGCTCGACTCTTGCCATACTAAAGAGTGCTATCCCAAGTGATCCTATAACTCCTTTTATCAAAGCAAATACGCTTCAAGTGTTATTTATGGCGATCGTAACTGCTATAATATTGTCATTTTTGCCATTAAAATACAAAAAAACTTGTATGAAACCACTTGAGTTTGCTCAACACTATGTGTTAAAAATATTAGCATGGTTTATGTGGTTTAGCCCTATTGCGGCGTATTCTGCTATGGCGTATTTGATAGGCAAATTCGGTTTATCTTCGCTTCTTGGAATGATCCAACTGCTTGCTGTTATGGCTGTAGCGTGTCTTATATTTATATTTGTAGTTTTGGGCATTATATGCTATTTTGCAAAGGTAAATATATTTAAATTTATGCGATTTATAGCAAAAGAAGTTTTGGTCGTATTTGCTACAAGTTCTAGTGAAACTGCTCTTGGGCCACTAATGAAAAAGCTTGAGGCTGCTGGTATATCAAGAGGTTGTGTGGGGCTTATCATACCGACTGGATATTCGTTTAACTTAGACTGTACGAACATATATTTATCTATGAGCGTTATATTCTTAGCTCAAGCTTTCAATATAGATCTTAGCTTTAC carries:
- a CDS encoding cation:dicarboxylate symporter family transporter; translation: MLCFLAEKSKGDILNTAAVKNKQPLFVRTVTNLAFWVVLGIALGIIVGFAWPDLGVASKPGIDWFIKILKWMIGPIIFLTIVSGIIGLESLKEVGSIGFKGFIYFEVVSTVALAVGIGAAIFFAPGSGMNLDVNALDPASVAKYIKDPKEVGSTLAILKSAIPSDPITPFIKANTLQVLFMAIVTAIILSFLPLKYKKTCMKPLEFAQHYVLKILAWFMWFSPIAAYSAMAYLIGKFGLSSLLGMIQLLAVMAVACLIFIFVVLGIICYFAKVNIFKFMRFIAKEVLVVFATSSSETALGPLMKKLEAAGISRGCVGLIIPTGYSFNLDCTNIYLSMSVIFLAQAFNIDLSFTHLLSILIILMITSKGAVGVTGSGFIVLAGTLGALHDVIPVVTVAVLLGVDKFMSEMRAVGNLCGNSVACLIVAIWDKKIDMEKFRYALDHPDEFSFHA
- a CDS encoding peptidylprolyl isomerase encodes the protein MREELKVYEINKDELAKLKYAVIKTDKGDMIAELFADEAPQAVTNFATLATSGFYDGLNFHRVIPNFVIQGGCPLGTGTGGPGWRIKCECVNQKHRHLRGSLSMAHAGRDTGGSQFFVCHSAQPHLDGVHTVFGILIDEDSKKILDSIRQNDKIQTIEIKEKL